The following proteins are encoded in a genomic region of Aerococcaceae bacterium DSM 111021:
- a CDS encoding magnesium transporter CorA family protein, which produces MLEHRQMTYIKEQKEYSYEFYHLWQANQNEIQYLIDQFNIPKDFITSGLDSYEVARWESFTNEEGEVYTLSLFNYPFKEQTHDFRDVYRTAPIAIVFKPGLVIVTSVDSLKSLDLMTHERLNSFDGLDELGLMLSILWFVSRLFIVLLEEIDQEIRALEVDVTETTKNDVFYRLMKLNKALVFFNSGITNDREVLERLKEQFKHLQVDDNDFRHLRDVNVELHQANGMVHELKQLNEKVSDILSSVVNNNMNQIMRILTVWSIILTIPTIITGAWGMNVPVPGEEAPPAMFLIGIITLALMFIGYWLFKRNKWL; this is translated from the coding sequence ATGCTTGAGCACCGCCAAATGACTTATATAAAAGAACAAAAAGAATATTCTTATGAATTTTATCATCTATGGCAAGCTAACCAAAACGAAATTCAATATTTAATCGATCAGTTTAATATTCCTAAGGATTTTATCACGAGTGGGTTAGACTCATATGAAGTGGCGCGGTGGGAATCTTTTACTAATGAGGAAGGTGAAGTCTATACATTATCGCTCTTTAATTACCCGTTCAAAGAACAAACTCATGATTTCCGTGATGTTTATCGGACGGCTCCAATCGCGATTGTATTTAAACCCGGCTTGGTCATAGTAACCAGTGTTGATTCACTAAAATCCTTAGATCTCATGACGCATGAAAGACTTAATTCCTTTGATGGTTTAGATGAACTCGGTTTAATGCTGAGTATACTTTGGTTTGTCTCTAGATTGTTCATTGTACTTCTGGAAGAAATTGATCAGGAAATTCGTGCTTTAGAGGTCGACGTCACAGAAACAACCAAAAATGATGTTTTCTACCGCTTAATGAAACTGAATAAAGCACTCGTTTTCTTTAATTCCGGGATAACTAACGACCGTGAAGTACTTGAACGTTTAAAAGAACAGTTTAAACACTTACAAGTAGATGATAATGATTTCCGTCATTTACGTGATGTGAACGTTGAACTCCATCAAGCAAATGGTATGGTGCATGAACTGAAACAGCTCAACGAAAAAGTCAGTGATATCTTATCAAGTGTCGTGAACAATAATATGAATCAGATTATGCGCATACTAACAGTTTGGTCAATCATACTAACTATACCAACGATTATAACTGGTGCCTGGGGAATGAACGTCCCTGTTCCTGGAGAAGAAGCGCCTCCTGCGATGTTCTTAATTGGAATTATAACTTTAGCTTTAATGTTCATCGGTTACTGGCTATTTAAACGGAATAAATGGCTATAA
- a CDS encoding PH domain-containing protein, giving the protein MSLFDRLTGKAGKVDNASAMNIVQDILTSTEEVVSTYKLIRDFIVFTNKRLILIDVQGVGTKRDIQSIPYKSISRFTIETAGTADMDAEIDIFISSATEPIIRLELGRNRDNLNEIARTLAEEILG; this is encoded by the coding sequence ATGTCACTATTTGATCGATTAACCGGAAAAGCTGGTAAAGTTGATAACGCAAGTGCTATGAATATTGTACAAGACATTCTAACATCGACAGAAGAAGTTGTTTCAACTTATAAACTCATTCGCGATTTTATTGTTTTTACAAACAAACGACTGATATTAATTGACGTTCAAGGAGTTGGAACGAAGCGTGATATCCAAAGTATTCCATACAAATCTATCAGCCGTTTTACAATTGAGACGGCCGGAACAGCAGATATGGATGCAGAGATTGACATTTTCATCTCAAGTGCGACAGAGCCTATCATTCGCCTAGAATTAGGTCGTAACCGCGACAATTTAAATGAAATTGCTCGTACCTTAGCAGAAGAAATCTTAGGTTAG
- the pcp gene encoding pyroglutamyl-peptidase I: MKILVTGFDPFGGEAINPAIEAVKLLPDTISGAQIEKLEIPTVFHTSADVVREKMNEFKPDIVLNIGQAGGRMGLTPERVAINQDDARIPDNEGNQPIDVAIQEDGQPAYFTKLPIKAMVEAMKNAGIPASVSNTAGTFVCNHIMYQTLYLVDKEFPEVKAGFMHIPFMTEQVLDKPNQPAMSLTDMARGIEAAIEAIVEYNDKGDIQAVGGATH; this comes from the coding sequence ATGAAAATTTTAGTAACAGGTTTTGATCCATTTGGCGGAGAAGCGATTAACCCTGCTATCGAAGCAGTAAAATTATTGCCAGACACAATAAGTGGAGCGCAAATTGAAAAGTTAGAAATACCAACTGTTTTTCACACGTCAGCCGATGTGGTTCGTGAGAAAATGAATGAATTCAAACCAGATATCGTCTTAAATATCGGTCAAGCCGGTGGACGTATGGGCTTGACGCCTGAACGTGTAGCGATTAATCAAGACGATGCGCGTATTCCTGATAATGAAGGAAACCAACCCATTGATGTGGCAATTCAAGAAGACGGCCAACCGGCTTACTTTACTAAATTACCCATCAAAGCGATGGTTGAGGCGATGAAGAACGCTGGGATTCCTGCATCAGTTTCCAATACTGCTGGAACGTTTGTATGTAATCACATTATGTACCAAACACTTTACTTAGTAGACAAAGAGTTCCCAGAAGTAAAAGCTGGGTTCATGCATATTCCATTTATGACAGAACAAGTGCTTGATAAACCTAATCAACCTGCGATGTCATTAACTGATATGGCACGTGGAATTGAAGCAGCCATTGAAGCTATCGTTGAATATAATGACAAGGGCGATATCCAAGCTGTAGGTGGGGCGACGCATTAG
- a CDS encoding DUF979 domain-containing protein codes for MEQFASTILEIMYIVIGLQLLYTAYRVFNDATNPTRIGTTLFWGILGVLFVGGSYIPNMINGLLVLIIGAITLFKQVSIGQIKATPEEVVQKNADRTGNRIFVPVMILAISSLVIAQVFPALSQSVLGLGALLGTLTLLFTIRRGPQTLLPESDRMIQQVSTTGILPQLLGALGTVFTAAGVGDVVSGMVQGIIPAESRFWGVLVYVLGMVLFTMVMGNAFAAFTVITLGIGVPFVFSLGADPIIAGALAMTAGFCGTLMTPMAGNFNALPVALLEMKSEFGVIKDQVPFALIMIVVHVVLMYYLPFM; via the coding sequence ATGGAACAATTCGCAAGTACAATTTTAGAAATTATGTATATCGTCATCGGTTTACAATTACTTTATACAGCTTACCGTGTATTCAATGATGCAACGAATCCTACACGTATAGGAACAACGTTATTTTGGGGCATACTTGGCGTGTTATTCGTTGGAGGAAGTTATATTCCGAATATGATTAACGGATTGTTAGTCCTTATAATTGGAGCAATTACATTATTTAAACAAGTATCTATTGGGCAAATCAAAGCGACGCCAGAAGAGGTTGTGCAAAAGAATGCAGATCGAACTGGAAATCGAATCTTTGTGCCTGTAATGATTTTGGCGATATCTTCACTAGTTATTGCTCAAGTTTTCCCAGCCTTAAGTCAATCAGTTTTAGGACTAGGAGCTTTACTAGGAACATTGACCTTATTATTCACGATTCGTCGTGGTCCACAAACGTTATTACCAGAAAGTGATCGAATGATTCAACAAGTATCAACAACAGGTATTTTACCTCAATTACTAGGAGCTTTAGGAACAGTATTTACAGCTGCTGGAGTTGGAGATGTTGTTTCAGGTATGGTTCAAGGAATTATCCCTGCTGAGAGTCGGTTCTGGGGTGTATTAGTTTACGTTTTAGGAATGGTTCTATTCACAATGGTGATGGGGAATGCCTTCGCAGCCTTTACAGTGATTACATTAGGAATTGGAGTACCGTTCGTATTCTCACTAGGTGCGGATCCGATTATTGCTGGAGCTTTAGCAATGACAGCTGGATTCTGTGGGACGTTAATGACCCCTATGGCTGGTAATTTTAATGCATTACCTGTAGCATTATTAGAGATGAAAAGTGAATTTGGCGTCATAAAAGACCAAGTGCCATTCGCACTTATTATGATTGTAGTTCATGTTGTATTAATGTACTACTTACCATTCATGTAA
- a CDS encoding DUF969 domain-containing protein, translating into MEWIKLIGIVIIVLGFILKFDTIATVVIAGLVTALVSGISFTEFLTILGEAFTNQRFVTLFFLTLPMIGLSETFGLKEQAVRVIEKIKGLSTGGLFTVYQAIRELSGFFSIRLGGHPQFVRPLIYPMAEAAAQTDTADNLSEADLEKIKARASAADNYGNFFAQNTFAGSAGIQLISATLFDLGLNGNQSSLAIASIPIAIIALVLGAIFNWRFDRQLRNKTKTRK; encoded by the coding sequence GTGGAATGGATTAAATTAATAGGTATTGTCATTATCGTTTTAGGGTTTATATTAAAATTCGATACAATAGCAACGGTTGTTATAGCAGGATTAGTAACAGCGTTAGTGTCAGGTATTTCATTCACAGAGTTTTTAACTATATTAGGCGAGGCATTTACAAATCAGCGTTTTGTGACGTTGTTCTTCTTAACGCTACCTATGATTGGTTTATCAGAGACTTTTGGATTAAAGGAGCAAGCAGTGCGTGTAATTGAAAAGATTAAAGGACTTTCAACAGGTGGGTTATTTACAGTGTATCAAGCCATTCGTGAATTATCAGGCTTCTTTTCAATACGATTAGGAGGGCACCCACAATTTGTTCGCCCACTGATCTACCCAATGGCAGAGGCAGCAGCACAAACAGATACAGCTGATAATTTAAGTGAAGCAGATCTGGAAAAAATTAAAGCACGTGCTTCAGCAGCTGATAACTATGGAAACTTTTTTGCTCAGAACACATTCGCAGGTTCAGCAGGAATTCAGTTAATTAGTGCAACGCTTTTTGATTTAGGTTTGAACGGTAACCAAAGTTCATTAGCGATTGCGTCAATCCCAATTGCAATTATTGCACTTGTGTTAGGTGCGATTTTCAATTGGCGTTTTGACCGTCAATTACGTAATAAAACAAAAACGAGAAAGTAG
- a CDS encoding GNAT family N-acetyltransferase: MKIQRITNNQSLFSEDLHKLYLEAFPENERKPIDALYAHQEAGFSDVFVILEEDNSFVGMITTLKRPQLMFVEYFAIAPEYRGLGYGSKVLSLLHNKYKDVPICLEIEVVNTEAGIQDERVRRLQFYENNGFQQLNIVVNLFGVEFELLGTSSDIRFEDYALLYQQIHGEAIKEVLYLIK, translated from the coding sequence ATGAAAATACAACGTATTACAAATAATCAATCGCTTTTTTCCGAGGATTTACATAAACTATATTTAGAAGCTTTCCCAGAGAATGAACGCAAACCTATCGACGCTCTTTATGCCCATCAAGAAGCAGGTTTTTCGGATGTCTTTGTTATCCTAGAGGAAGATAATTCCTTTGTAGGCATGATCACTACGCTAAAACGACCTCAATTAATGTTTGTTGAGTACTTCGCGATTGCGCCAGAATATCGAGGTCTTGGTTACGGATCTAAAGTTCTGTCGTTGCTTCATAATAAATACAAGGATGTTCCTATTTGTTTAGAGATTGAAGTTGTAAACACCGAAGCAGGCATTCAAGATGAGCGCGTACGGCGTTTACAATTTTACGAGAACAACGGGTTTCAACAGTTGAATATCGTAGTCAATTTGTTTGGTGTAGAATTTGAATTATTAGGTACAAGTTCTGATATTCGTTTTGAAGATTACGCTTTGCTTTACCAACAAATTCACGGTGAAGCCATCAAAGAAGTTCTTTATTTAATTAAATAA
- a CDS encoding phosphatase PAP2 family protein, whose protein sequence is MNKRYLNYSLLALIPFLIIIVIITFNMNTIQHIDNRVTLSIISWRTPQLSSFFSAVTILANPTSVVATVLILTIIAYVLTKRFHLPLWIILTNSIGSLGLNPLVKNIIQRSRPDEELRLVQEASYSFPSGHAFASMVAFGCVILLLLLFLKPSAFRGVLIVLSFVTILLIGFSRIFLGVHYLSDVVAGFSLGLFWLFISLSIFIPKTPKIRVKE, encoded by the coding sequence TTGAATAAAAGATATTTGAATTACTCATTGCTTGCTCTTATACCTTTTCTGATTATCATTGTCATCATTACATTCAATATGAATACTATTCAGCACATTGATAATCGCGTCACACTGTCGATAATTTCTTGGCGTACTCCTCAGCTAAGTTCCTTTTTTAGTGCTGTTACGATTCTGGCAAATCCAACTAGTGTGGTGGCAACTGTTTTAATCTTAACAATTATTGCCTATGTCCTAACTAAGCGATTCCACTTACCATTATGGATTATATTAACAAATTCAATTGGTAGTTTAGGCTTGAATCCTTTAGTAAAGAATATCATCCAACGCAGTCGACCTGATGAAGAGCTGAGGTTAGTGCAAGAAGCGAGTTACTCTTTTCCAAGTGGTCATGCCTTTGCATCGATGGTGGCCTTTGGCTGTGTGATTCTGTTGTTGTTACTATTTTTGAAGCCAAGTGCGTTTCGTGGCGTGTTGATTGTGTTATCTTTTGTTACTATTTTATTAATCGGTTTCAGTCGTATATTCTTAGGAGTTCACTATTTAAGTGATGTTGTGGCTGGGTTCTCACTAGGCTTATTCTGGCTATTCATATCACTGAGTATCTTTATTCCAAAGACACCTAAAATTCGGGTTAAGGAGTAA
- a CDS encoding sugar O-acetyltransferase, translated as MRTQKERMEAGDLFLPDDPEFARMNRRNRLLVKEFNQTTVDELDQRSELLCNLIPNIGKQAYIEPPFYCEYGNYIKTGDNFFANLDCIFMDIAPITIGHNVLIGPRVGIYTANHPLDVDVRSKGVEYGQAVTIGDNVWIGAGAILNPGVTIGSNTVIGSGAVVTKDIPDNVLAAGNPCQVIRTIGEEDHIKWQRRLDDYLEEMGPL; from the coding sequence ATGAGAACTCAAAAAGAGAGAATGGAAGCTGGCGATTTGTTCCTACCAGATGATCCTGAATTTGCAAGAATGAATCGTCGAAACCGACTTCTCGTTAAAGAGTTTAATCAGACAACCGTCGATGAATTAGATCAACGGTCCGAATTATTATGTAACTTAATACCAAACATAGGTAAACAAGCATATATTGAGCCGCCTTTTTATTGTGAATATGGTAATTATATAAAGACAGGCGATAATTTTTTTGCGAATTTAGATTGTATCTTTATGGATATTGCACCTATAACTATTGGCCATAATGTTTTGATTGGTCCTCGAGTTGGAATTTATACGGCCAATCATCCACTCGACGTCGATGTAAGAAGCAAGGGTGTGGAATATGGACAAGCTGTAACCATTGGTGATAATGTCTGGATTGGAGCTGGAGCAATCTTAAACCCGGGTGTGACTATTGGAAGTAATACTGTGATTGGTTCTGGCGCAGTAGTGACAAAGGATATCCCAGATAACGTATTAGCAGCAGGCAATCCTTGCCAAGTCATTCGGACGATTGGTGAGGAAGATCACATCAAATGGCAAAGACGTTTGGATGATTATTTAGAAGAGATGGGTCCACTATAG
- a CDS encoding diacylglycerol kinase family lipid kinase, which yields MKDVMIIANPSSGQRQAEKYAHQAKDILEANGRHVKINLTESGEDVTKFAKKAAHERYNTIVILGGDGTVSLMATSLKDATYRPEIAILPTGTVNNVARALNIEVNLDEAVKALPLLTPKTIDAGQINNQVFLSLVSAGTIPESVFDVNEEEKERLGPVAYLVKGLQALNEQKSYRLSINIDNKVDEFELDLLMIGVSSSVVGLKHFFKGASYDDGKLHVFGLKKTTLGDRVGSIANWIFNAENVQNNGVFTVDAEKIKIELLNQDVSAQVAVDGDEGPSFPVEISILPNYLTVLTPDE from the coding sequence ATGAAAGATGTCATGATTATTGCGAACCCTTCTTCAGGGCAGCGTCAAGCAGAAAAATATGCACATCAAGCAAAAGACATACTTGAAGCCAATGGACGTCATGTAAAAATAAACTTAACTGAATCAGGTGAAGATGTTACAAAGTTTGCTAAAAAAGCCGCGCATGAAAGATACAATACTATTGTTATTTTAGGCGGTGATGGTACGGTATCGCTGATGGCAACGAGTTTAAAAGACGCGACTTATCGTCCAGAGATTGCAATTCTTCCAACAGGAACCGTGAATAATGTCGCTCGTGCATTGAATATTGAAGTAAACCTAGATGAAGCCGTCAAAGCACTTCCTCTACTCACACCAAAAACAATCGATGCAGGTCAAATTAATAACCAAGTTTTCTTGAGTTTGGTTTCAGCTGGTACGATTCCTGAAAGTGTCTTTGATGTCAACGAAGAAGAAAAAGAACGTTTGGGACCTGTAGCTTACTTAGTCAAAGGGCTTCAAGCATTAAATGAACAAAAGAGTTACCGCCTTAGTATTAATATTGATAACAAAGTCGATGAGTTTGAACTGGACCTCTTGATGATTGGAGTTTCTAGTAGCGTGGTCGGTTTAAAACATTTTTTTAAAGGCGCTAGCTATGATGATGGTAAGTTGCATGTCTTTGGGTTAAAGAAAACTACACTAGGTGATAGAGTCGGTAGTATCGCTAATTGGATATTCAATGCAGAAAATGTCCAAAATAATGGTGTATTCACTGTAGATGCGGAAAAAATTAAGATTGAATTATTGAACCAAGATGTCAGCGCACAAGTTGCCGTTGATGGCGACGAAGGCCCTTCCTTCCCAGTAGAAATAAGCATATTACCAAATTACTTAACTGTTTTAACCCCTGATGAATAG